acacattttgtgttcttttattaCTAAATATAGTGCAACAATAAACACTGTGTTTCTTTCACTTGCATTTGAGAATGTTAACTTTGCTTTCCCTGCCTTTTTCCTTCCTAAACGCTTGTAAATATGAGATGTAACCCTAACTCCTGTGCCACAAGGTCGGTCCTCCATTCTGCAAGAAAAACTGCTTCAGATTCGGAGACGTAAACATTACACAGACCCTgctcaaaacaagacaaataaaCAGGAGGaacacaaaaactaaaaacagaatCCATATTGGTGTTTTTTGGGCACCATGAAATTTTGGAAAGCAGGGCAGTGTTGATGGTGGCAACACCCCCCTCCCTAGTCAGATTGCCAAAACCCTTGAGGAATAAAAATCAAGCAATGTGAACCACAGCACCCCTCCTGGATAACAGGGTTATGTCAGGAACAGCTGCAGCCTTTGGACTGGTTGGGCCTTAGAAGGCCTGCTGGGCTGGGTTGTAGTTAAATGTTGTTGGCACATGTGGCCTCTCCTCCAGCTTGTCATACTCCAGATGAAACTCCTTagaaatgcagacaaaaattttaaaaataaaagaaatgtatCTTATCTTAACAGCATTTCATAACACAATGAGAGCCTGAGGACCATAGACTGTAATAATAAGTAGTGTAGAGACCTGCTGCAATGTCACCCACTGGATTGTGACGTTCAGTTCTGAAGCCTAAAGTTTAGGGCTGCAACTGTAATTATCTTCTTTATTCGAGCCACCAGTGACCACATTTAAATGAGAGGATGGAGATGGGGGGAGAGTACTGATTAGATCTGACTGAGAACCTGAATGGCTCCTGTGGAAGCCAGTGCTGTGGTAGCCTGAAAGCAAAATgtgatttatcatttattttactcTGAATGGGACGATGTGTGTGCTTTGATCACTTTTGAAACGGAGGTGTTAAAAAACCTTTTCAGACACAGAGACTAGCTACTCCTCCGTTCAGATGCATTGTCTTACTGGGCcccccattcattcattatatCGTCTATGATAAACGAGGCTGCAGAAACACAATTTCTTACCTTTGCTACTTTCCTCCAGTTTAGACAATCAAAAAAGTAGTATGTTCCTCTCTCATAAGCATTGCTTTTCAGCGTAGGCTCCATGCCAGGCGCCCTTGTAATCCAAACCCGCTCCTCTTTGTGGTACCTCCAGTCCCGATTAAAGCTGGAGATCAGAATTACAGcagatggataaaaaaaagaaaaaagaaactgtGACCTGTGACTCCATGGACCCTTAAAAAGCACATCATTCTGTCAATAGTGCCCAAATATTGAAACTTATAAAACACAAACTATGAACTTACATATTAAATAAGAATGTTTCTGACGCAAAAAGCACTCACAGTTCTACAGCTGCAAGAAGCTGCAGCAGGTCTCCACCGTTCATGTAGTACAGGTAGAACAACAGGTCTTCACCATATCGGGCCAGTTTAATGGCAGCCAGCTAGAGGCAGTGATGAATAAGGAGAATATTTGTATCCATGCACAACCTACACTGTGACTACTCATTGTCGCACTGTTCTGAAGCTCATGATTACCTTGTCACGTATGTGGATATTGGTTAAATATTCAGAGGGGACATGGAAGTCTGAAAAGGCAAGTTCAAGTATGTTAGCAAGTCACAAACCAGATCATTTCCGAGGACTATTATAATAAAATTCCTTCCTTCAAAATCATAAAAACTCACAATAATTTTATCAGAAGGGAGCTGGTTATACAAAAAACGCCCTTCAGCCCTTGCTATACACACACTAAAAGAATCCTGTCAGAAAATAAACCTGATTACTGGTTAAACGTCTTCCAACTTCCTATACGCCTGTCAATAATTGTGTAAAGCTGCACTATGAAgtagtctaaaaaaaaaatcacagggtAGTAGGATGTTCATTACTGCACCTGCAACAATTTAGTTGAGAAGATAAAtgattttcattcaaatttctGTGCGTGAATGATTTCCCTGAATCGATATAACTGAATGCAAATctgtacaaataaaacaaaaatattttgagataAAACTCCTTCAATCACAGGCCATCGTGATTGAAGGAACAACAGAGCAGCAGAAGAGTGCTACACTTTGAGCAGCTCATACGATTACACAAAACATGTGAAATTGATATGAGAACTGTGATGTTGAATAAAACTTCATGTGGCACCTACTAATTATGACTGACATGTAATACAATTGTTCCGATTCATGTCTCACCGATGTCTTGAGGTCGACAGGGTGATGAAGCCCAAGGAGAGGCAAACTTGGGGTACAAGTTTCTGTCAGGAAAGAGAGTTGCAGTCAGCTGGTGTTGATTCTGACTCCTCCAGGTCACGTTAGTCTTCAAAAGGTTGAATCAGAAGCAACTGGATTTTTAATTCTTCTATCTGTCTTGAAACTACAAAAAGAACGCCAGTTGCTTCGATTCAACCGTCAAGGAGCTCttccaataaaaacacaattgctAATAAAACTACAGACTATTAAAATAccaaattaaaacaataaagttCTCACCAAATTTACATCTGTCCTAACAATTTAATCTTGTgtcaaaaaacgtttttttttcatgagacACAATGTTTATTATAGTCTGGCATTTCCCCCATAATCAGAATTGTACATCCAGCCAGACGCCTCAAGCTGACATTTGCTTTGTTATCCTTCTGGAAGCAACAATAATATATAGAACTAAACCCATCCATGCTTAGAAATTCTATGTAAAAGGAGAGTTAAGCGGTCCTTTTAAAGCCTAAAGGAAAATTTTGCTCAGTGGTACAGACAAATGCTATTATTGCATGACATACCAACCGCATGCCTACTGGTTCATGAGCCCCTAAAAGTAGTCGTATTTGGGGTACAACCGCTGCCTTACTCTGGTGAGTTTAAGTTGAGTCCCAATGTCGTGAGGTCACTTCCCAGTGCCAGATGGACCATCCCTGGATCAGTCTCTGCTGCCCGAATAAACGTCAGCAGACCAATCATGCCGAATTGGTCTGTCACCATGCCTGAGGGAATGTTTGTCACCcgacctggagcagcagcagggatATTCAACAAATTGCTGAAACTGGACTGTGATCTAAAGTAACGACTTAATGTCAAGACATTGCCTCCATATTTCTCAACCACACTCTAAATGCACTAGAGAAATCCAagctaattattttttaaaaagtgatggCCACAGattaatgaagatgatgatgatggtctaTCTGGTTTTGTCACTGTAGCCTATCcgataaatattaaaacaccAAATGCAGGGTAAAGAGTCCGACTGCCTCACCCAGGGCGTGCGATTAAGAAGGGATATCTCAGTGGAATTGGAGCGATACGATTGGCTCAGAGGTCTCACCATCAGGCAACACCTGGATTCCTTTCTTCTGGTTGTTGTTCTGTGCTGAGGCAGTCTTGTCTCCAGGGAACTTGGGCCCATCTGCATTGGATGTGCTCTTATTTGTTGAGTTCAAATTCTgcaaaaggaaaacatttttcaagagATTTAAATCACTTCCACTCATCATAAATAATTAActttgatgtgtttctgttaCACACTAGGATCAGATATCCTGGCATGCTGAGGTGTGGGTCCGTCGGCGGTCTACACTTACTGTTTTGCTGTCATCGTTGTTCAAAGTGGGGTCCTTGTAGTTTGGACCAGGCAGTGCAGGGAAGTCCTCATTATGAATGGAGAAATCCTGTGTCTGTTCAGTCGATGGCTTCGTCACCATGCCAACTTCACGTTGATGATGACCAGGAACATGAATTTCGAACACAAAAAGATATCACAAGCAATTCATGTTTCTATCATGTGGAGAGTGCATTATGAGCGAAACCCCGGCTATCATCACGAACCCAATCAAGTCACGAATGTTCTCCTCCTCTCGTGTGACAGTGAGACTTTCCCTCCATCTAGTGTCTTACCGTAAGGAGCCCGCCCAGCCAGTGGGTTGAGAACCGGTGTTGGGTTACCACTTCCTTCTCTCCGACTCCGGTCTGCTAAGGCGGGGAAGTCTGACAGATCCAGTCCCGTTACATTTTCACTTCCATCTGCAGCAGAAGGAAGTTAGAGACATGTAATGTCACCTTTGACAAAATCAGTCAAATCCCAACTGCTAAAATTCAGCTCATCCTAATTGTACTCTTGACACTGAATACATTACTGCAgcttttcataaaaaaaacattttcatacttTCAGAGGTCAGTTTATGCTGACCTCTGAAATCCAAGTCGACAATCATAACATTTTACAGTGAAGAAGGTTGCTGCTCAAAATATGCTTTTATTAATAGAATGTGCAGACAAGAATATCAAGaaccaacttaaaaaaaaacaaattatatttcaATAATAAATTTCATACATGTTGTCATGTATTTCTAAAATGTGTCAGCAAGAAAAGAGTACCAAGagtgtatatttaaataaattctaaaacAATGATTGGTCCAACAAACTCACCTGTGCCGTTGAAGATGTTGCTTGATAATGAGTTGTTCATTCCAAAAGCCTGATTTCGGTTCATACCAAATCCTGACATGCTGTACAGAAACAAGATAAGCAACACTCAAAACAAGCTTTCAAACATAAATTCGACAGAAAATCAGTGTCTTCCCTTTCAAGCAGATCTGTGTAAAGAACTGTCAAGTGAGTGAACATATCCTGAGCCCATCTACCTGTTGATGGTGAATGGCTGGCGTGCTGGTTGTTGTTTGGGCATACAGATGATGCTTGGCGAACTGCGGTTGGGGCTGGCCAGCCCTGAGCTGCCCATACTATTGGTCCTGGCGCTCATTCCGATGCCTTGACCGACCTGAGAGTGATTGAGCATGTTCCTCGAGTTCATCGGCAATGTTCCTCTGTCAAAACAGGATCAGGTCTGACACGGTCAATTACTTTGTACAAATCAGACAAAGCGTATATGAAGCACAGACACTTCTAGAGGGTCTTAAGTGATGATGGTAACGGTGGCAGCTTTGGAGATCGCAGCTCCAGATAAACAGATCATATAAGAATGGATGATTCCTTGTGACAGAGGTATTCACTAACGTAAGTGTgcatccaaaaacaaaaataaaaatcaaccacCTTCATACACACCTGCTTGGTGATGGAGGGGTATGGAGAGACATTGTGGGAACCCCCGTTGTAGGGGTGATGTGAGTTGGCAGCTGCGAGCCTTGTGTTAGATTTCGGTGTAGCTGAGGCGTATTGTTCCCTATACCCCTTACTGAGAAGCCCAGTGCACCTGCAGACAGGCATGGAaaacaatggggggggggtgctgtcaGGTAGCTCACATATGATTCTTCCGCAGATTGTTCTATTTTCAAATTGTCAAGTGTGTGATAACGCCGACAGAATTACCACGTTCTCAAatagacagattttttttccagtactAAATATGAGCGAACGGCTGTCTGACTAAATGCAGGAAAAGTGACTTACTTTGTGGACCGTATAAACTCGCACCGAGCTGTGAAAGTTGGCCGGACGACGATGGTGAAGGAGACGACAGCATCTGCAGAAAAGAAATttagaaaaggaaaataacaaaACTCAGAAATGTCTTCTGTGGTTTTAACTTGAAATAACACGTTTACTGAGAACAAACTCACATCTTTGTCCGATCGATGTGGGAACATCGACGGCTGGCTGTAGTACATGCTTTCATCAGTAAAGTCGTTATCGACTACCTCGACGAACTCTACAAATTTCTTTCTAGCACCAAACATGCCTTTTGTCACCTGAAGAGAGAGAACTGTTATTAGAGATATACAAGGGTAAAACAAATTCAGATAGCAGGTGGAGAATGGGTTGAACACCAATTAATGACATAGTGGAAATAAATTCACAGCTTCCTCTTTGAAACCTTGTCTTCTAAAATCGCCATCTGAGTTCAGTCTTTTGCAATTCTGATGTTTTGCAGACGTGACAGCAAAATCAGCTCATAGTAATTCACAACATTGTACTGTAGTGTCTGTCTGACTGCTTGAAAGTAATTCATATCTTTAAGAACACATTAGACCTACATGCATCCAGAACACACCAGTAGTGTGTCTGTGAGCAGGACTTTGACAGAGGTGATTGACAAAACTGTCACGCTGGTTGACTTATGGTGTAGCTACGTTCTATCCAgtttgataaaacatttttcatctcTGTGGACTTTGTGTATGGCCATACTGTGTGTGAACTTCATGAACCCGTGGGAATAAAAATCACTCTGGCGTGACGAGTCACATCTCAGGTGCAACGTGTGAAGATTACTAGAAAAACTCAACTCAGCATATATTACTATCAAACACATGGGTATGGGTTAGCATTTGTGCATCTGCCACTGGAAAGGTGGTGTGCTTTGAAAGTCTATTAATGTGAAGAAGGCCAGAAGATAGAATAAACAGTTGCCTCTGAGCCTGATTGAGTTGTGTAGAGAAAAAAATGGCAGCAGGCCATTCTTCAAGCAGAAAACGCTCCAGCACATTGGAGACAAAACATTAAATCCTATTTGATGGGACTCAGTCTTGTTGATGATTTGATATCTGACCAGAGCAAACCATCACCAATACGGAAGTTAAGTCTGGTTCTCAGAAAATCTGGATGAACTAAGAggtgatggatgaatgaaacaGCTTTCACTCAGCTCCCTGTAAAAGACTTTCAGCTgttttctgaataaaaacaacagattgGTTAAATACTAAATCGTAAGTTGCACACCACACtgcatattatattatattgtttaGCAATGACACTTTTATTACTTGAATCTGTCCAACTCTTAACCTTTGAGACATCCTCTCCCGTTGGTTTTGGTCCAGCAGTGCAGGTTAATCTGAATACTTTCCCGGTTTGTCCATCAGATTAACAGCACTGATGCTAATCTGATAGTTTTACCAATAGCAGTGCAGCTAGCCGGCTAACGCTTCGAAACCAATCCGTGTTAGCTTAGCCTGGCTCTACGTCAGTTTGCAAACAACTGACACGAACCAGTTAGCGTGGAGCAGCGCCGCGTACAGACATATTTTCATGTCCTGAACACTAACACTTCAGTACCAAGCAGCAGTCTCCGTCGGGCCCCCTCTgccaccatccagccccagtcAGCTGTGGGTTTCCACGGCTTGGTGGAACGTTTCGCTCcgtttgcagcagcagcagaagctgcCTGAGCAGCGGCGGCTAGCTGCTGGAGCTAAAGGCTAAACACCGGTTCTGTCTCCACACGGAGGAGAACAGCGAGCTGAATATCTCATGGCTATGAGCTAAATGTGCATCAAACCGATTCAACATGACtaaatataaagataaatatCCTCACCGCATCAATTTCTCTTCTCTTCGTTAGATCCAAGATGGCTGTGTGTATTCTGAATCGGAGGAGGAATAGCCTTTACCCTCTGACCTTAGAACTCAGTGACCATTTCCGTACACAAAATCTAAACATGTCCCGTCATCAGCTGACACATGGTGCAGGGGGGGAATACGATCGATTAATTATGTCTAGAAATTATGTCTAGAAActataaataaagacataatTGTCACACGTTTTCCTCTCTCTtgtcacaaataaatacagtactgtcttgtcttcagctgtcATTCAAATAATGCAATCATTTGTTGTACATATTTGTAATGAATCCAACACAAATGTCAGTTTTGACTGTCAGTCTTGTCTTGTCAGTCTTGTTTGATGTTTTGCCAGCTGTTGAATGTATTTACAGTAGAACATCTTGTTAAGAAATCTGTATTGAGCCTCCTTGGTGCTGATCTCAGTTCTATTACTTTCACTATCAGCATAACTGAGGATTTTTGTGGAATCACTCAAGtttaatgaatattttgaaacccaaaaagaacaaaatgactACCATTTAACTTTACTTTTATGTTACTAACAGCAGGCTAGCAAATGTCTAATCACATTACATCcagcaacaagaaaacaaagaaaatttgCTGCCATGTAAACTGGTGGGGTTGGACTTGTGTAAAATGTGAAGCAACCAATTGCAGAGCAGTCTCAGGTCACCTGCTTGCCAGACAGCTTCTaaccaggaagtgtgtgtgtgtgtgtgtgtgtgtgtgtgtgtgtgtgtgtgtgtgtgtgtgtgtgtgtgtgtgtgtgtgtgtgtgtgtgtgtgtgcaaaaatacaaaaagcatATACATCCAACATCTGGTAGAGAGTGGGCagtcattaaaacacacagagaaaaaaaacaataaacaattatGAAGatgagaataataaataacttgaaaataaattaacaagaatttctaaaataaaaaatgagtaACCATTTTAAACAGATGCTGACATTGTGTCAGACTTCTGCTTGTGCTGTTCACGTAACTGCTTTTAATTCATAATTATGCTTCATTGACTGATTCATTTGCATTCAATGCgtttcaaatgtttgttttttttattttgatatttccaGGGTGTGGTACTCCACTGCCATTACTGTCAAACTACCGCTGGCGGCAATAGTAGAAGTAGCAATAAAACTTGTAATAGTACTGTTATTATTAGTCATAGTCACAGTatgagtagtagtagtagtagtaataatagtaatagtggtatggtagtagtagtagtaatagtagtagtagtagtaataatagtaatagtggtatggtagtagtagtagtagtagtagtaatagtagtagtagtagtagtagtagtagtagtagtagtagtagtagtagtagtagtagtagtagtagtagtagtagtagtagtacattTGAACATTACCAGCAGACAGGAAATGCTTTCTGGATTCCTCCAGAATTAGGGCAAATTCAAATGGGAGCTGCTGTTGGGTAGAGGTCCTGTTGAATCAGGGCCTCCCTGAGCCATAACTGTACGTCTGTTTGgagtaaaatttaaattactaCTGTATAGTAGTTCACAGGAGCCTAGTTTATGGTTGACTTAGCCTATTGTGTACATTTTGTGAAGAAATATATGACACTGTAGAGCTTTTATatctatattttttaatttgtcattgcGAGACTGGCAGCTATATTGTATTACATAATTCACTGTGTTTTCATCAAATGCTCCAGTAATCAACTAATAAGTTAATTTTCTATGCCTGTGCTTTCCGTGCCATTCTATATTCAAATCTCTGACATGAACAGGTCgttttaaaaaatcagaactCCTTTAGATAGTAAAATTGTTCTTGTTCTGTGCTTGGCCCGAGTTGTGCTGCTGCCCGTTTGAGGCCCCTAACCAGTAAGTGAAGTGCATAAGGACAAGTGCTAAAAACAGCCTGTCAATGAGTGGAAGCAGACATGAGGTGAAccagataaagaaaataaaattccttttcatttttatctacTTGGAAAATATGGTATGCAAGATAGTGTGGACAAATCACACCTCAGGTGGGCAGGGTTGACATGTCACGTCTTACAGTTAAGGTGTAAAACTATAAAACAATTTGGAATTATATCCAAATTTGCATAACTGGCCAACAAGGAAAGGATTTGGAGGAGTTAAAGTAGTTTTGGCAGTGAACTCATGATCAGACAGTAACTACACAGTTGATTTCAAGGTAATGCAGCAGTGACAAAACACAGATGGACAGAGCCATACATCCTCCATTACTCTTCAGTACATCTCCATTTTCCCGGGACTTTCCTGGgactttaataatttattttaatcactATTCTTCCCTCCTGAAACATTTCAACACAGTCCATGATTTACTATAGTCTGtgtaaaacattcacattcctTATTCAGTCTCACCACAAACACTGAGAAACTTTTGGCTTGTTTAAAAGCAGAGGCCTGGTACCACGGCACAATACATTACAACACAATACAGATGATTTTTGATGCACATCTCATACTTTTTCCTGCCccttctcatctctctctctctctctctctctctctctctctctctctctctctctctctctctctctctctctctctctctctctctctctctccctcacctcAGAGAAGAAGTGGGGCAAGTCATTAGGCACCAATGGGGAGGATAGAGCAGTTAGTGGTTGCTATTGCAATGAAAGACATAGTCACTGACGAATAGTGAGCGGACTGCACTGGGGAATATCCGTACAGAGAATACAAAATGTTACCAAGTCATTAAGCTGGATAAACACATGGCTTACTGTAGGGAACGCTGAAAGTCTTGGAAAGCAGCAGGAAAAAACTGGAAAGTAGGTATTTTTTAACTCTCGTCATCATCTAAATGCctattatgttttttgttttcttggtgACCACTGGTGTTGATTATTTCAACTACAACTCAGCAGACTTTTATTAAGACAATGATTCTAGCGAAGCAGCGGATGAGCATTAATGAAATTCCATTATATTTACTTGAAGTCACCAACAAACTACCCCAGTGCAAACCTGATCTGGTGCTAAGTTGATGAGGAAAACTGGCGTTGTGTCTGAGACAGTGAGCAAGATGGGCAACACCATGCGCCGCATCATTGCCTTCATTCCCTCAGAGCGCTGCCAACGCTACTTAGTGGGGGACCTGAAGGAGATGCCTCTTGATCGGACCCTGGACCTGAGCAGCCGGCAGTTGCGTCGGCTGCCTGTTCCCATCT
This region of Antennarius striatus isolate MH-2024 chromosome 4, ASM4005453v1, whole genome shotgun sequence genomic DNA includes:
- the cnot2 gene encoding CCR4-NOT transcription complex subunit 2 isoform X1, with the protein product MFGARKKFVEFVEVVDNDFTDESMYYSQPSMFPHRSDKDMLSSPSPSSSGQLSQLGASLYGPQSALGFSVRGIGNNTPQLHRNLTQGSQLPTHITPTTGVPTMSLHTPPSPSRGTLPMNSRNMLNHSQVGQGIGMSARTNSMGSSGLASPNRSSPSIICMPKQQPARQPFTINSMSGFGMNRNQAFGMNNSLSSNIFNGTDGSENVTGLDLSDFPALADRSRREGSGNPTPVLNPLAGRAPYVGMVTKPSTEQTQDFSIHNEDFPALPGPNYKDPTLNNDDSKTNLNSTNKSTSNADGPKFPGDKTASAQNNNQKKGIQVLPDGRVTNIPSGMVTDQFGMIGLLTFIRAAETDPGMVHLALGSDLTTLGLNLNSPENLYPKFASPWASSPCRPQDIDFHVPSEYLTNIHIRDKLAAIKLARYGEDLLFYLYYMNGGDLLQLLAAVELFNRDWRYHKEERVWITRAPGMEPTLKSNAYERGTYYFFDCLNWRKVAKEFHLEYDKLEERPHVPTTFNYNPAQQAF
- the cnot2 gene encoding CCR4-NOT transcription complex subunit 2 isoform X2, translated to MFGARKKFVEFVEVVDNDFTDESMYYSQPSMFPHRSDKDMLSSPSPSSSGQLSQLGASLYGPQSALGFSVRGIGNNTPQLHRNLTQGSQLPTHITPTTGVPTMSLHTPPSPSRGTLPMNSRNMLNHSQVGQGIGMSARTNSMGSSGLASPNRSSPSIICMPKQQPARQPFTINSMSGFGMNRNQAFGMNNSLSSNIFNGTDGSENVTGLDLSDFPALADRSRREGSGNPTPVLNPLAGRAPYVGMVTKPSTEQTQDFSIHNEDFPALPGPNYKDPTLNNDDSKTNLNSTNKSTSNADGPKFPGDKTASAQNNNQKKGIQVLPDETCTPSLPLLGLHHPVDLKTSLAAIKLARYGEDLLFYLYYMNGGDLLQLLAAVELFNRDWRYHKEERVWITRAPGMEPTLKSNAYERGTYYFFDCLNWRKVAKEFHLEYDKLEERPHVPTTFNYNPAQQAF